Proteins encoded within one genomic window of Aurantiacibacter spongiae:
- a CDS encoding HPr kinase/phosphorylase translates to MSAGLEAGLVANVTCVALERRGVLIRGAPGSGKSSLALALIDRGAILVGDDGVILSRVDGSVRASPPPRIAGHLEIRNVGIVRVPVSDALIAIVLDLVDSAPRLPDGADICEVAGVAIPRLALYPDAPALALRAEWALSRHGLA, encoded by the coding sequence ATGAGCGCGGGGCTGGAGGCGGGTCTGGTCGCCAACGTCACCTGCGTTGCCCTGGAACGGCGCGGCGTGCTGATCCGCGGCGCTCCGGGCAGCGGCAAGTCGAGCCTCGCGCTCGCCCTGATCGACCGCGGGGCGATACTGGTAGGCGACGATGGCGTGATCCTTTCGCGGGTGGACGGATCGGTCCGTGCCTCCCCCCCGCCGCGCATCGCAGGACACCTGGAAATCCGCAATGTCGGCATCGTTCGCGTGCCCGTTTCCGACGCCCTGATCGCGATCGTTCTCGACCTCGTCGACAGCGCGCCCCGCCTGCCCGACGGCGCGGACATCTGCGAGGTGGCGGGCGTGGCGATCCCGCGGCTGGCGCTCTACCCCGATGCGCCCGCCCTCGCCCTGCGCGCGGAGTGGGCGCTGTCCCGCCACGGGCTTGCCTGA
- a CDS encoding stimulus-sensing domain-containing protein — protein sequence MAEEGVHASRLERLAFPLGRSLTARILAVNLVPLLVLAGSLFFLDSYRRQLLDERFKLARIEAQITAEALAGATAERQNALLSQIGREQHMRLRMYDASGALMADSFELDEPSFTFDDPVAEPFIEDLARWTDNAVNLAVGAPSPPPYAEPADTNADSWPELARVRQQGLTQIELRRAPDNTPVINAAAPVGINGASLLTTRNATDITQAVRSARSSLTTIILLALGVSIILSLYLASTIIQPLRRLVLAASRVRLGREREVEVPRMDERADEIGLLARSVSDMTSALRHRIDAVETFAADVAHEIKNPLASLRSAIESLGKVDDPDLRERLNDIAAHDVRRIDRLVTEISDASRIDAELSRATFQPVELADLFANVIARKQDRGETRGCRIEMERAYASAMVSGVPIRLERVAENLLDNAISFSPEGGRIVVRVTSPEDRVQASVCDEGPGIPEGEREKVFRRFHSHRPEEEDFGDHSGLGLAIGRTIAEAHDGTLRVADGDCDSSLGGACLVLDLPAI from the coding sequence ATGGCTGAGGAGGGCGTCCATGCGAGCCGGCTGGAACGGCTCGCCTTCCCCCTCGGCCGCTCGCTCACCGCGCGCATCCTGGCGGTGAACCTGGTCCCGCTGCTGGTGCTGGCGGGCAGCCTGTTCTTCCTCGATTCCTATCGTCGGCAGCTGCTCGACGAACGCTTCAAGCTCGCCCGGATCGAGGCGCAGATCACCGCCGAGGCGCTGGCCGGCGCGACGGCGGAGCGGCAGAACGCGCTGCTCAGCCAGATCGGCCGCGAACAGCACATGCGGCTGCGCATGTACGATGCCTCGGGCGCGCTGATGGCCGACAGCTTCGAACTCGACGAGCCCAGCTTCACCTTCGACGATCCGGTTGCAGAGCCGTTCATCGAGGATCTCGCGCGGTGGACCGACAACGCCGTGAACCTAGCGGTCGGCGCGCCCTCCCCGCCCCCTTATGCCGAGCCGGCCGATACCAATGCCGATAGCTGGCCCGAACTCGCCCGCGTGCGGCAGCAGGGGCTGACCCAGATCGAACTGCGCCGCGCACCCGACAACACCCCCGTCATCAACGCCGCGGCGCCGGTCGGCATCAACGGGGCGAGCCTGCTGACCACGCGCAACGCGACCGACATCACCCAGGCCGTCCGCAGCGCGCGCAGCAGCCTGACGACGATCATCCTGCTGGCGCTGGGTGTGTCGATCATTCTTTCGCTCTACCTCGCCTCCACCATCATCCAGCCGCTGCGCCGCCTGGTGCTGGCGGCATCGCGCGTCCGGCTCGGGCGCGAGCGCGAGGTGGAGGTTCCGCGGATGGACGAGCGCGCCGACGAGATCGGCCTGCTCGCGCGTTCGGTATCCGACATGACCAGCGCCCTTCGCCACCGCATCGACGCGGTCGAGACGTTCGCCGCCGACGTCGCGCACGAGATCAAGAACCCGCTCGCCTCGCTGCGCAGCGCCATCGAATCGCTGGGCAAGGTGGACGATCCGGATCTGCGCGAAAGGCTGAACGACATCGCCGCGCACGACGTGCGCCGGATCGACCGGCTGGTGACGGAGATCTCCGATGCGAGCCGCATCGACGCGGAACTGAGCCGGGCGACCTTCCAGCCGGTCGAACTGGCGGACCTGTTCGCCAACGTCATCGCCCGCAAGCAGGATCGCGGCGAAACCCGCGGCTGCCGCATAGAAATGGAACGGGCCTACGCCTCGGCGATGGTTTCCGGCGTGCCGATCCGGCTGGAGCGGGTGGCGGAAAACCTGCTCGACAACGCCATTTCCTTCTCTCCCGAGGGAGGGCGCATCGTGGTGCGCGTGACCAGTCCGGAAGACCGCGTGCAGGCTAGCGTGTGCGACGAGGGACCGGGGATACCCGAAGGCGAGCGCGAGAAGGTCTTTCGCCGCTTCCACTCCCACCGCCCCGAGGAAGAGGATTTCGGCGACCATAGCGGCCTCGGCCTCGCCATCGGTCGAACGATCGCGGAGGCGCATGACGGAACGTTGCGCGTGGCGGACGGCGATTGCGACTCCAGCCTGGGCGGAGCCTGTCTGGTGCTGGACCTGCCGGCCATATGA
- a CDS encoding response regulator transcription factor yields the protein MTDQSTPHDPLATKTPGDDAAAPPFERQRTIALVDDDRNILTTLSIALQAEGFATRVYSDGEAALAALQDNPPDLAVFDIKMPRMDGMELLQKLRAKSSLPVIFLTSKDQEEDEEAGLAMGADDYIAKPFSQRLLLARIRAILRRAAPLAEGDQPGAAAAGGGQLIARGRLTMDPARHQVTWDGRNVSLTVTEFLILEALAQRPGVIKSRNQLMDAAYPDDVFVDDRTVDSHIKRLRRKFRAVDDDFSAIETLYGAGYSFSDG from the coding sequence ATGACCGATCAATCCACCCCGCACGACCCCCTGGCCACCAAGACCCCCGGGGACGATGCCGCCGCCCCGCCCTTCGAACGGCAGCGCACCATCGCGCTGGTGGACGACGATCGCAACATCCTCACCACCTTGTCGATCGCGTTGCAGGCGGAAGGTTTCGCCACCCGCGTCTATTCCGATGGGGAAGCGGCACTGGCGGCGTTGCAGGACAACCCCCCGGACCTCGCCGTGTTCGACATCAAGATGCCGCGCATGGACGGGATGGAGCTGCTGCAGAAGCTGCGCGCGAAATCCAGCCTGCCGGTGATCTTCCTGACCAGCAAGGATCAGGAGGAGGACGAGGAGGCGGGCCTGGCCATGGGGGCGGACGATTACATCGCCAAGCCGTTCAGCCAGCGCCTTCTCCTCGCCCGCATTCGCGCGATCCTGCGGCGGGCCGCACCCCTGGCGGAAGGCGATCAGCCCGGCGCGGCGGCGGCGGGCGGCGGCCAGTTGATCGCGCGCGGACGGCTGACGATGGACCCGGCGCGCCACCAGGTGACGTGGGATGGGCGCAACGTCTCGCTGACCGTGACCGAGTTCCTCATCCTGGAGGCGCTCGCCCAGCGTCCCGGCGTCATCAAGAGCCGCAATCAGCTGATGGACGCGGCCTATCCCGACGACGTGTTCGTGGATGATCGCACGGTCGATTCGCACATCAAGCGCCTGCGCCGCAAGTTCCGCGCGGTGGATGACGACTTCTCCGCGATCGAAACCTTGTACGGGGCAGGCTACAGCTTCTCCGATGGCTGA
- a CDS encoding phosphoenolpyruvate carboxykinase has protein sequence MSASLSVPLARQGIDTDATIHANLESDALVDHALKNGEGRLAKDGPLVVETGEHTGRSANDKFIVRDAQTEDTVWWGKVNASMTPEHFANLKADFLEAVAGKDTLYVADLFGGSQPEHRVRVRVINELAWHNLFIRTMLVRPTAAQLDGFDPEYTIIDLPSFRADPARHGTRSATVIAVNLSEKLILIGGTKYAGEMKKSVFGVLNYLLPPKGVMPMHCSANIGPDGKTAVFFGLSGTGKTTLSADASRTLIGDDEHGWSDTAVFNFEGGCYAKMIRLDPEAEPEIYATTKMPGTVLENVVMDENGELDLDDNSLAENTRGAYPLSAIPNTSEENMGPVPSNVVMLTADAFGVLPPISRLTPDQAMYHFLSGYTAKVAGTEIGVTEPEATFSTCFGAPFMPRHPSVYGNLLKKRIAEGSAQCWLLNTGWTGGKYGTGTRMPIKATRALLNAALEGRLDDVEYRKDPNFGFDVPVAVPALEDAGIDQTILDPRETWADKDEYDRTAHRLVQLFVDNFEPFAAHVDEGVRQAAPQSA, from the coding sequence TTGTCCGCTTCGCTTTCCGTCCCGCTGGCCCGCCAGGGCATCGACACCGATGCCACGATACACGCCAACCTGGAAAGCGATGCGCTGGTCGATCATGCCCTGAAGAATGGCGAGGGCCGGCTGGCGAAGGACGGTCCGCTGGTCGTCGAGACGGGCGAGCATACCGGGCGCAGCGCCAACGACAAGTTCATCGTCCGCGATGCCCAGACCGAGGACACCGTGTGGTGGGGCAAGGTCAACGCCTCGATGACGCCCGAACACTTCGCCAATCTGAAGGCCGATTTCCTCGAAGCCGTGGCCGGCAAGGACACGCTCTACGTTGCCGACCTGTTCGGCGGTTCGCAGCCCGAGCACCGGGTGCGCGTGCGCGTGATCAACGAACTGGCCTGGCACAATCTGTTCATTCGCACGATGCTGGTCCGCCCGACCGCGGCGCAGCTGGACGGGTTCGATCCGGAATACACCATCATCGACCTGCCCAGCTTCCGCGCCGATCCCGCGCGTCACGGCACCCGCAGCGCCACGGTGATCGCGGTCAATCTTTCGGAAAAGCTGATCCTGATCGGTGGCACGAAATACGCCGGCGAGATGAAGAAGAGCGTGTTCGGCGTGCTCAACTACCTCCTCCCGCCCAAGGGCGTGATGCCGATGCACTGTTCGGCCAATATCGGTCCGGACGGCAAGACGGCGGTATTCTTCGGCCTGTCGGGCACTGGCAAGACGACGCTGTCCGCCGATGCCAGCCGCACGCTGATCGGGGATGACGAGCACGGCTGGTCGGACACTGCGGTCTTCAATTTCGAAGGCGGCTGCTACGCCAAGATGATCCGCCTCGATCCCGAGGCCGAACCGGAAATCTACGCGACGACGAAAATGCCGGGCACCGTGCTCGAAAACGTGGTGATGGACGAGAACGGCGAGCTCGATCTCGACGACAACTCGCTCGCGGAGAACACCCGCGGCGCCTATCCGCTGTCCGCCATTCCCAACACCAGCGAAGAGAACATGGGGCCGGTCCCCAGCAACGTCGTGATGCTGACCGCCGATGCGTTCGGCGTGCTGCCCCCGATTTCGCGGCTGACGCCCGACCAGGCGATGTATCACTTCCTGTCGGGCTACACCGCCAAGGTCGCCGGCACGGAAATCGGCGTGACCGAGCCGGAAGCGACCTTCTCCACCTGTTTCGGCGCACCGTTCATGCCGCGCCACCCGTCGGTCTACGGCAACCTGCTGAAGAAGCGCATCGCCGAAGGCAGCGCGCAATGCTGGCTGCTCAATACCGGGTGGACGGGCGGCAAGTACGGCACCGGCACCCGCATGCCGATCAAGGCCACCCGCGCCCTGCTCAACGCCGCGCTCGAAGGGCGGCTCGATGACGTGGAGTACCGCAAGGATCCCAATTTCGGCTTCGACGTGCCCGTTGCCGTTCCCGCGCTGGAGGACGCCGGCATCGACCAGACCATTCTCGACCCGCGGGAGACGTGGGCCGACAAGGACGAGTACGATCGCACCGCGCATCGGCTGGTGCAGCTGTTCGTCGACAATTTCGAACCCTTCGCGGCGCATGTCGACGAAGGCGTGCGCCAGGCCGCGCCGCAATCGGCCTAG
- a CDS encoding DUF937 domain-containing protein yields MNLSQMLQNQGVIASMANELNIDERTAQAGASALLPALVAGMGRQSATPAGLGGLGQILSGGGAGGGLLDAVLGRQPTPRQPGNDILGEIFGSKDVSRGVAEEAAGSTGISSAILKKMLPILAMAVMGYMMNQKTAQGDAPAGGGGLGGALGGPLGNILGQAVSGMGRR; encoded by the coding sequence ATGAACCTGTCGCAAATGCTGCAAAACCAGGGCGTCATCGCCAGCATGGCGAACGAGCTGAACATCGACGAGCGCACCGCGCAGGCCGGAGCCAGCGCCCTGTTGCCCGCCCTCGTCGCGGGAATGGGCCGGCAGTCGGCCACGCCGGCGGGGCTGGGCGGGCTGGGCCAGATCCTCTCGGGCGGCGGCGCAGGTGGCGGATTGCTCGATGCGGTGCTGGGTCGCCAGCCGACGCCGCGGCAGCCGGGCAACGACATTCTGGGCGAGATTTTCGGCAGCAAGGATGTCAGCCGCGGCGTCGCGGAAGAAGCGGCCGGGTCGACGGGCATCAGTTCCGCCATCCTCAAGAAGATGCTGCCCATCCTGGCGATGGCAGTGATGGGCTACATGATGAACCAGAAGACCGCGCAGGGCGATGCGCCCGCGGGCGGCGGCGGGCTGGGCGGCGCGCTGGGCGGCCCGCTGGGCAACATACTCGGCCAGGCGGTCTCGGGGATGGGGCGGCGTTAA
- a CDS encoding glutaminyl-peptide cyclotransferase, which yields MNRLLPLALLLPLAAALPLAAQETAPPVAAAAPAEPTFYDFEIVARYPHDPDAYTQGLLWHDGALYESTGREGQSEIRRVDLATGEIEARRAIPPGEFGEGLALWNDTLVSLTWMDGTVHRWDRETLAPLSSDAYNYEGWGLTTDGESLIASDGSPTLRFLDPETGTLRRKIDVTIRGTPLGRLNELEMMDGRVFANVWHTGFIVGIDPGTGVVDRVLDLRPLAEANPNADREGVLNGIAYDPAGDRLFVTGKLWSNLYEIRVTPRPSP from the coding sequence ATGAACCGCCTGCTGCCCCTTGCCCTCCTGCTTCCGCTCGCCGCCGCCCTGCCTCTCGCCGCGCAGGAAACGGCACCGCCGGTCGCTGCGGCCGCGCCCGCCGAACCGACCTTCTACGATTTCGAGATCGTGGCGCGCTATCCGCACGATCCGGACGCCTACACGCAGGGCCTGCTGTGGCATGACGGCGCTCTTTACGAAAGCACCGGGCGCGAAGGGCAGTCCGAGATCCGCCGGGTCGACCTTGCCACCGGGGAGATCGAGGCCCGCCGGGCCATCCCCCCGGGCGAGTTCGGGGAAGGGCTGGCGCTGTGGAACGACACGCTCGTCAGCCTCACCTGGATGGACGGCACGGTGCACCGCTGGGACCGCGAGACGCTCGCCCCGCTGTCCAGCGACGCTTACAATTACGAAGGCTGGGGCCTCACCACCGACGGGGAGAGCCTGATCGCCTCCGACGGATCGCCGACCTTGCGTTTTCTCGATCCCGAAACCGGAACGCTGCGGCGCAAGATCGACGTCACCATTCGCGGGACGCCGCTGGGCCGGTTGAACGAGCTGGAGATGATGGACGGGCGCGTTTTCGCCAATGTCTGGCATACCGGGTTCATCGTCGGCATCGACCCGGGAACCGGCGTGGTGGACCGGGTTCTCGACCTGCGTCCGCTGGCCGAGGCCAATCCCAACGCGGACCGGGAAGGCGTGCTGAACGGCATCGCCTATGATCCTGCAGGCGACCGCCTGTTCGTGACCGGCAAGCTGTGGTCGAACCTCTACGAAATTCGCGTCACGCCCCGTCCGTCCCCGTAG
- a CDS encoding DUF885 domain-containing protein, with amino-acid sequence MTKALPFALSRRALLAGGSVATVATMLGGCATTAGSRPAASFATGEALLDDIAWNLLNKEPTRATSLGVDTGEHAYLRSELGVAGPDGRAALAATLERDLARARAYPKETLDASTRTSFEVVESAYSTALEGFAQPYGDVAVGGWRNAPYVVIQNVGAYIDLPRFMDSDHPVKDAADADAYIARLEEIPGVLEGELTRIRAARAMGVVPPAFLLDKAIPQMESSLEDARSGGSLVESLVRRTTQEGIAGDWSARATPIVTQQIAPMLERQLAELRTERGVADNDPGMWSQPGGNDWYDWALKASTTTSLSANEIHQLGLDTLRDIHARMDPILRDIGYTSGSVGSRMTELSTDQRFKFAEGDPGRAEIMAFIQDRIAWIREQMPRAFRRTVDANLEVRRLPVSEEPGAPTAYGGAGSKDGTIPGKMWINLRTTDLHRKYDVPTLVHHETIPGHVWEGEYSNQLPLIRSILAFNAFSEGWALYAEQLADELGAYSDNPAWRLGYLQDAAFRACRLVVDTGLHSPDKRWSREQAIRFFMEENGNKREQIESEVDRYCSWPGQACGYMVGKLEILRQRERAMAALGDAYDLRDFDQAVVEGGNAPLDVLAKNVTRYIERG; translated from the coding sequence ATGACCAAAGCTCTTCCCTTCGCCCTCTCCCGCCGCGCGCTGCTCGCCGGGGGGTCCGTCGCCACCGTCGCCACCATGCTGGGCGGCTGCGCCACCACCGCCGGCAGCCGCCCCGCCGCCAGCTTCGCGACCGGAGAGGCCCTGCTCGACGACATCGCCTGGAACCTGCTGAACAAGGAGCCCACGCGCGCGACGTCGCTGGGCGTCGATACCGGGGAGCATGCCTATCTGCGGAGCGAACTGGGCGTTGCCGGGCCCGATGGCCGGGCCGCCTTAGCCGCGACGCTGGAGCGCGACCTGGCTCGCGCGCGCGCCTACCCCAAGGAGACGCTCGACGCCTCGACCCGCACCAGTTTCGAGGTCGTCGAAAGCGCCTATTCGACCGCGCTCGAAGGCTTCGCGCAGCCCTATGGCGATGTCGCGGTGGGCGGCTGGCGCAACGCGCCCTACGTCGTCATCCAGAATGTCGGCGCCTATATCGACCTGCCGCGCTTCATGGATAGCGACCATCCGGTGAAGGATGCCGCCGACGCGGACGCCTACATCGCCCGGCTGGAGGAAATCCCCGGCGTGCTGGAAGGCGAACTGACCCGCATCCGCGCCGCGCGGGCGATGGGCGTGGTGCCGCCCGCCTTCCTGCTCGACAAGGCCATCCCGCAGATGGAATCGTCCCTCGAGGATGCGCGAAGCGGCGGTTCGCTGGTCGAATCGCTGGTGCGGCGCACGACGCAGGAAGGTATCGCGGGCGACTGGTCGGCCCGCGCCACGCCGATCGTGACGCAGCAGATCGCCCCGATGCTGGAGCGCCAGCTGGCCGAGTTGCGGACCGAGCGGGGCGTGGCCGACAACGACCCGGGCATGTGGTCGCAGCCGGGTGGCAACGACTGGTACGACTGGGCGCTGAAGGCCAGCACCACCACGTCGCTTTCGGCGAACGAGATACACCAGCTCGGGCTCGACACCCTGCGCGACATCCATGCGCGGATGGACCCGATCCTGCGCGACATCGGCTATACCAGCGGTTCGGTCGGTTCGCGCATGACGGAGCTTTCCACCGACCAGCGCTTCAAATTCGCCGAGGGCGACCCGGGCCGGGCGGAGATCATGGCGTTCATCCAGGACCGCATCGCCTGGATACGCGAGCAGATGCCGCGCGCCTTCCGCCGCACGGTGGACGCCAACCTCGAAGTGCGCCGCCTGCCCGTTTCCGAAGAACCCGGCGCCCCGACCGCCTATGGCGGGGCCGGGTCCAAGGACGGCACCATTCCCGGCAAGATGTGGATCAACCTTCGCACCACGGACCTGCACCGCAAGTACGACGTGCCCACGCTGGTCCACCACGAGACGATACCCGGCCACGTGTGGGAAGGCGAATATTCCAACCAGCTCCCGCTCATTCGCTCGATCCTCGCCTTCAACGCGTTCAGCGAGGGCTGGGCGCTCTATGCCGAGCAACTGGCGGACGAACTGGGTGCCTATTCGGACAACCCGGCATGGCGGCTGGGATACCTGCAGGACGCGGCCTTCCGCGCCTGCCGGCTGGTGGTCGATACCGGCCTCCATTCTCCTGACAAGCGTTGGAGCCGCGAGCAGGCGATCCGCTTCTTCATGGAGGAGAACGGCAACAAGCGCGAACAGATCGAAAGCGAGGTCGACCGCTATTGCAGCTGGCCAGGCCAGGCCTGCGGATACATGGTCGGCAAGCTGGAAATCCTGCGCCAGCGCGAGCGGGCGATGGCGGCGCTGGGCGATGCCTACGACCTGCGCGATTTCGATCAGGCGGTCGTCGAGGGCGGCAATGCCCCGCTCGACGTGCTGGCCAAGAACGTCACCCGCTACATCGAACGCGGCTGA
- a CDS encoding TonB family protein yields the protein MSYSNASPGARDRAKGIAGVVAIHALIGAGVVTGLSITGVIEEEDKGIAAIFTPRPQDPPPPPPPTDAADPMVDPPVSPPPSAPRPPIDLVVKNPIDVVPATPSLPQPTVRIPMPNPGPTVRVAPPAPAVTPMPTATFTPTSPSPSNGPAGWITNSDYSASDIRRGNEGTARYRLVIGSDGRVDACEIVSGTGHASLDRDTCRLIERRARFDAARDASGERVVGTYTGSVTWRIPE from the coding sequence ATGTCCTATAGCAATGCCAGTCCCGGCGCGCGCGACCGCGCAAAGGGAATCGCCGGCGTCGTCGCCATCCACGCGCTGATCGGGGCAGGTGTCGTCACCGGCCTCTCCATCACCGGCGTGATCGAGGAGGAGGATAAAGGGATCGCCGCGATCTTCACCCCCAGGCCCCAAGACCCGCCTCCGCCCCCGCCCCCGACCGATGCGGCGGACCCGATGGTCGATCCGCCGGTGTCGCCGCCGCCTTCCGCGCCCAGGCCGCCGATCGATCTGGTGGTGAAGAACCCCATCGACGTGGTGCCGGCGACGCCCAGCCTGCCGCAGCCGACCGTTCGCATTCCCATGCCGAACCCTGGCCCGACCGTGCGGGTCGCGCCGCCCGCGCCCGCCGTCACGCCAATGCCCACGGCAACCTTTACCCCGACCTCGCCCAGCCCGAGCAACGGCCCCGCCGGCTGGATCACCAACAGCGACTATTCCGCCAGCGACATCCGCCGCGGCAACGAAGGCACCGCGCGCTATCGGCTGGTCATCGGCAGCGACGGGCGCGTGGATGCATGCGAGATCGTGTCGGGCACGGGCCACGCCAGCCTCGACCGGGATACCTGCCGCCTGATCGAGCGCCGCGCGCGCTTCGATGCGGCGAGAGATGCCTCGGGCGAGCGGGTGGTGGGCACCTATACCGGTTCGGTCACCTGGCGCATTCCGGAATAG
- a CDS encoding alpha/beta hydrolase: MPHVIFPGPEGRLEGRFSPAPRPRAPVAMILHPHSQSGGTMNERMTQALFKTFVNRGFATLRFNFRGVGRSQGSFDNGVGELSDAASALDWVQSIHPEAQTTWVGGVSFGALIGMQLLMRRPEIRGFISIAPPANLYDFSFLAPCPASGIFIQGTADTVVQPAAVQKLVDKLRTQKHITIHHEEIPRANHFFENEQDELMKAVDNYLDFRLDPSCPIT, encoded by the coding sequence ATGCCGCACGTCATCTTTCCCGGTCCCGAGGGCCGTCTCGAAGGCCGTTTCTCTCCCGCCCCGCGCCCGCGAGCGCCGGTCGCCATGATCCTGCATCCGCATAGTCAGAGCGGGGGCACGATGAACGAACGCATGACGCAGGCGCTGTTCAAGACCTTCGTCAATCGCGGCTTCGCCACGCTGCGCTTCAATTTTCGCGGCGTCGGCCGCAGCCAGGGCAGCTTCGACAACGGCGTGGGCGAATTGTCCGATGCCGCATCGGCGCTGGACTGGGTGCAGTCGATCCATCCCGAAGCGCAGACGACCTGGGTCGGCGGCGTCAGCTTCGGCGCGCTCATAGGGATGCAGCTGCTGATGCGGCGGCCCGAGATTCGCGGCTTCATCTCCATCGCTCCGCCCGCCAACCTCTACGATTTCAGCTTCCTGGCGCCGTGTCCGGCAAGCGGCATCTTCATCCAGGGCACGGCGGACACCGTCGTGCAGCCCGCCGCAGTGCAGAAGCTGGTCGACAAGCTGCGCACGCAGAAGCACATCACCATCCACCACGAGGAAATCCCGCGCGCCAACCATTTCTTCGAGAACGAGCAGGACGAACTGATGAAGGCGGTTGACAACTATCTCGACTTCCGGCTCGATCCGAGCTGTCCGATCACCTGA
- a CDS encoding cysteine desulfurase family protein: MLHEPDLKQRLYLDHAATTPLRPEARAAMEDGFAIWANPSSPHAEGRRAKAALEDARARCKAALGWEGELIFTSGASEAATLALRHAKAGARLVSAVEHDCILGAAKEAERLPVGVDGALDLEILGEAVQRERPLVAVQHVNSETGNRQDLEAIVRVVDDADGLLLADCAQSAGKVTLPPCDMAIISAHKFGGTVGIGALLLTDFSIIEPVGGHERGYRRGTENLPGALGMAAALEADAPYLGKDVLAARERLATTVREAGGVWWADRLSDPTPFVNALALPSMSATAQVMRFDMAGFAVSQGSACSSGTMKTSHVMEAMGADRDVADRTIRVSLGWNTTPGDIDAFAEVWRSFA, translated from the coding sequence TTGTTACATGAGCCTGACCTGAAACAGCGCCTCTATCTCGATCACGCCGCCACCACGCCGCTGCGCCCCGAAGCGCGGGCCGCGATGGAAGACGGCTTCGCCATCTGGGCCAATCCCAGCAGTCCCCATGCCGAGGGCCGCCGCGCGAAGGCCGCGCTGGAGGATGCGCGCGCTCGGTGCAAGGCGGCGCTGGGCTGGGAGGGGGAGCTGATCTTCACCTCCGGCGCGAGCGAGGCGGCGACGCTCGCCCTGCGCCATGCCAAAGCGGGCGCGCGACTGGTAAGCGCGGTGGAACACGATTGCATACTCGGCGCGGCGAAGGAGGCGGAGCGGTTGCCGGTCGGCGTGGATGGCGCGCTCGATCTCGAAATACTGGGCGAGGCGGTGCAGCGCGAGCGCCCCCTGGTGGCGGTGCAGCATGTCAATTCCGAAACCGGCAACCGGCAGGATCTGGAGGCGATCGTGCGTGTCGTTGATGATGCGGACGGACTGCTACTGGCCGACTGCGCGCAGAGCGCGGGCAAGGTGACGCTGCCGCCGTGCGACATGGCGATCATCTCGGCCCACAAGTTCGGCGGTACCGTCGGTATCGGCGCGCTGCTGCTGACAGACTTTTCCATCATCGAACCGGTCGGCGGTCACGAGCGCGGCTATCGCCGTGGTACCGAGAACCTGCCCGGCGCGCTGGGCATGGCAGCGGCGCTGGAAGCGGACGCCCCCTATCTGGGCAAGGACGTGCTCGCAGCACGCGAAAGGCTGGCGACGACGGTTCGCGAAGCGGGCGGCGTATGGTGGGCCGATCGCCTGTCCGACCCCACGCCGTTCGTGAACGCGCTCGCCCTGCCGAGCATGTCCGCCACCGCGCAGGTCATGCGTTTCGACATGGCGGGGTTCGCCGTGTCGCAGGGAAGCGCCTGTTCCAGCGGGACGATGAAGACCAGTCACGTGATGGAGGCAATGGGTGCGGACCGGGACGTCGCCGACAGGACCATCCGCGTCTCGCTGGGATGGAATACCACCCCCGGGGATATCGACGCCTTTGCGGAGGTCTGGCGCTCGTTTGCCTAG